The Egicoccus sp. AB-alg2 genome window below encodes:
- the tpiA gene encoding triose-phosphate isomerase, which yields MTDRVPVIAGNWKMHRDHLEAIQLVQKLAYHLREDDYEGQEIVVCPPFVALRSVQTLLQSDRLPMHLGAQNCHTEDEGAFTGEISATMLARLDVRYVIVGHSERRELFGETDEIVNAKIAAVQRHGMRPILCVGEVLEQREAGQAVDVVVSQLRGSLAGVAVSDPADLVVAYEPVWAIGTGRTATPQDAQDLCAAIRTELASLYDEQTAAGIRIQYGGSVKPGNIRELMGQPDVDGALVGGASLSSEDFALIVGHRR from the coding sequence GTGACCGACCGCGTACCCGTGATCGCGGGCAACTGGAAGATGCACCGCGATCATCTCGAGGCGATCCAGCTCGTGCAGAAGCTGGCCTACCACCTGCGTGAGGACGACTACGAGGGGCAGGAGATCGTCGTCTGCCCGCCGTTCGTCGCCCTGCGGTCCGTGCAGACGCTGCTGCAGTCGGACAGGCTGCCGATGCACCTCGGCGCGCAGAACTGCCACACCGAGGACGAGGGCGCCTTCACCGGCGAGATCTCGGCCACGATGCTGGCGCGTCTGGACGTGCGCTACGTCATCGTGGGCCACTCGGAGCGGCGGGAGCTGTTCGGGGAGACCGACGAGATCGTCAACGCCAAGATCGCGGCCGTGCAGCGCCATGGCATGCGGCCGATCCTGTGCGTCGGCGAGGTGCTGGAGCAGCGCGAGGCCGGCCAGGCCGTGGACGTGGTCGTGTCGCAGCTCCGCGGCAGCCTCGCCGGCGTCGCCGTGTCCGACCCGGCCGATCTCGTCGTCGCCTACGAGCCGGTCTGGGCGATCGGCACCGGCCGGACGGCGACCCCCCAGGACGCCCAGGACCTGTGCGCCGCGATCCGCACCGAGCTCGCGTCGCTGTACGACGAGCAGACGGCGGCCGGCATCCGCATCCAGTACGGCGGCAGCGTGAAGCCCGGCAACATCCGCGAGCTGATGGGCCAGCCCGACGTCGACGGTGCGCTGGTCGGCGGCGCCAGCCTGTCCAGCGAGGACTTCGCCCTCATCGTGGGGCATCGGAGATAG
- a CDS encoding ABC transporter ATP-binding protein, producing MGSDLLGRSRTPGETLLRIEGLVKHYPLTQGIVFRREVGSVQAVDGVDFELRSGETLGLVGESGCGKSTVARTLLRLEEPTAGHAYHRDRDIFQMSKKELRRLRRDVQIVFQDPYASLNPRMTVGDIIGEAWEIHPDVVPKNKRRETLGTLLERVGLDPAFANRYPHQFSGGQRQRVGIARALALNPEVLILDEPVSALDVSVQAQVVNLLEELQDEFGFAYVFIAHDLAVVRHISDRVAVMYLGKIVEYGDESDIYERATHPYTQALLSAVPVAAVDAAERRKRRIVLEGDVPSPADPPSGCRFRTRCWKATDRCAEEVPELIDRFGHGHPSACHYAEVREEDVA from the coding sequence ATGGGCAGTGACCTGCTCGGCCGCTCCCGGACCCCCGGCGAGACCCTGCTGCGCATCGAGGGTCTCGTGAAGCACTACCCGCTCACGCAGGGCATCGTCTTCCGGCGCGAGGTGGGGTCCGTCCAGGCCGTCGACGGTGTCGACTTCGAGCTGCGCAGCGGCGAGACGCTCGGCCTCGTCGGCGAGTCCGGCTGCGGCAAGTCGACCGTCGCCCGCACGCTGCTGCGCCTGGAGGAACCGACCGCCGGTCATGCCTACCACCGGGACCGGGACATCTTCCAGATGTCGAAGAAGGAGCTGCGGCGGCTGCGGCGCGACGTCCAGATCGTGTTCCAGGACCCGTACGCGTCGCTCAACCCGCGCATGACGGTCGGCGACATCATCGGCGAGGCGTGGGAGATCCACCCCGACGTGGTGCCCAAGAACAAGCGGCGCGAGACGCTCGGGACCCTGCTCGAGCGCGTCGGCTTGGACCCGGCCTTCGCCAACCGCTACCCCCACCAGTTCTCCGGCGGGCAGCGTCAGCGCGTCGGGATCGCCCGCGCCCTGGCGCTCAACCCCGAGGTGCTGATCCTCGACGAGCCGGTGTCGGCGCTGGACGTGTCCGTGCAGGCCCAGGTCGTGAACCTGCTCGAGGAACTGCAGGACGAGTTCGGTTTCGCGTACGTCTTCATCGCGCACGACCTCGCGGTGGTCCGGCACATCTCCGACCGGGTCGCCGTGATGTACCTGGGCAAGATCGTGGAGTACGGCGACGAGTCGGACATCTACGAGCGGGCGACGCACCCCTACACGCAGGCGTTGCTGTCGGCCGTCCCGGTCGCCGCCGTCGACGCCGCCGAGCGGCGCAAGCGGCGCATCGTGCTCGAGGGTGACGTCCCGAGCCCCGCCGACCCGCCGTCGGGCTGCCGCTTCCGCACCCGCTGCTGGAAGGCGACCGATCGGTGCGCCGAGGAGGTGCCGGAGCTGATCGACCGGTTCGGGCACGGGCATCCCAGCGCCTGCCACTACGCCGAGGTTCGCGAGGAGGACGTCGCCTGA
- a CDS encoding ABC transporter ATP-binding protein, translating to MSHLITSSEPHFHDAGRAEPVLEVEDLHVEFRTPRGTVNAVNGVTYQLAAGETLAILGESGSGKSVSAQAVMGLIETPPGHITKGAIRFRGNDLLQQPEDERRRVRGQRIAMVFQDALTALNPVFTVGWQIGEMLRVHAGLSRRDAKARAIELMDRVGIPSARQRVNQYPHEFSGGMRQRAMIAMALALEPDVLIADEPTTALDVTVQAQVMDLLAELQEQTGMGLILITHDLGVVAEVADRLAVMYAGRIVETGTVAQLYARPAHPYTEGLMRSIPQLDQRKGELDPIEGAPPSLTAIPSGCPFHPRCPYRRDDCVTVEPPPYDVTDGQPVEAGDLTVRRTSACHYFQEVLHGQ from the coding sequence ATGTCCCACCTGATCACCTCCTCCGAGCCCCACTTCCACGACGCCGGCCGGGCAGAGCCGGTGCTGGAGGTCGAGGACCTGCACGTGGAGTTCCGCACCCCCCGTGGCACGGTCAACGCCGTCAACGGCGTGACCTACCAGCTGGCCGCGGGCGAGACGCTGGCGATCCTCGGCGAGTCGGGGTCCGGCAAGTCCGTCTCCGCGCAGGCCGTCATGGGCCTGATCGAGACGCCGCCCGGGCACATCACGAAGGGGGCGATCCGCTTCCGCGGCAACGACCTGCTCCAGCAGCCCGAGGACGAGCGTCGTCGGGTCCGCGGCCAGCGGATCGCCATGGTCTTCCAGGACGCCCTGACCGCGCTGAACCCGGTGTTCACGGTCGGCTGGCAGATCGGCGAGATGCTGCGCGTGCACGCCGGCCTGTCGCGCCGCGACGCGAAGGCCCGCGCCATCGAGCTGATGGACCGGGTCGGCATCCCGTCCGCCCGCCAGCGCGTCAACCAGTACCCGCACGAGTTCTCCGGCGGCATGCGCCAGCGCGCGATGATCGCCATGGCCCTCGCGTTGGAACCCGACGTCCTGATCGCCGACGAGCCGACCACCGCACTGGACGTCACCGTCCAGGCCCAGGTGATGGACCTGCTGGCCGAACTCCAGGAACAGACCGGCATGGGGCTGATCCTGATCACGCACGACCTCGGGGTCGTCGCCGAGGTCGCCGACCGGCTGGCGGTCATGTACGCGGGCCGGATCGTGGAGACGGGCACCGTCGCTCAGCTGTACGCGCGTCCGGCCCATCCCTACACCGAAGGCCTGATGCGCTCGATCCCGCAGCTCGACCAGCGCAAGGGTGAGCTCGATCCCATCGAGGGTGCGCCCCCGAGCCTGACCGCCATCCCGTCGGGCTGCCCGTTCCACCCACGCTGCCCGTACCGCCGCGACGACTGCGTGACCGTCGAGCCCCCGCCCTACGACGTCACCGACGGCCAGCCGGTCGAGGCCGGTGACCTCACCGTGCGCCGCACCTCGGCGTGCCACTACTTCCAGGAGGTGCTGCATGGGCAGTGA
- a CDS encoding ABC transporter permease — MSEQASSTSAAPGSASAEAKATTGVADDKQASLWSDAWYQLRRSPMFIVSALLIVLILLIAIFPGWFTDTSPVASDLSRSLERPSAEHWFGFDIQGRDYYARVIYGARASVAVGLLVVLTASIIAVTLGSLAGYYGGAIDAVIARVTDVFFALPTILGGLVLLTVLDNRGVPQVAMVLAVLGWPTMMRLMRSSVLAAARSDYVQAARALGASDGRIMRRHILPNAVTPVVVYATIFVGIVITAEAALTFLGVGLQTPAISWGLMISQAQTRLLEAPHLLLFPGAFLSVTVFSFILMGDALRDALDPKLR; from the coding sequence ATGAGTGAGCAAGCCTCGTCCACCTCCGCGGCTCCGGGGTCCGCCTCCGCCGAGGCCAAGGCGACGACCGGTGTCGCCGACGACAAGCAGGCCTCGCTGTGGTCGGACGCCTGGTACCAGCTGCGGCGCAGCCCGATGTTCATCGTCTCCGCGCTGCTGATCGTCCTGATCCTGCTGATCGCGATCTTCCCGGGCTGGTTCACCGACACGAGCCCCGTCGCCTCCGACCTGTCGCGCTCGCTGGAGCGGCCGTCGGCCGAGCACTGGTTCGGGTTCGACATCCAGGGCCGTGACTACTACGCGCGGGTGATCTACGGGGCCCGGGCCTCCGTCGCCGTCGGCCTGCTCGTGGTGCTGACCGCCAGCATCATCGCGGTCACGCTCGGCTCGCTGGCCGGCTACTACGGCGGCGCGATCGACGCCGTCATCGCGCGCGTCACCGACGTGTTCTTCGCGCTGCCCACGATCCTGGGTGGCCTGGTGCTGCTCACGGTCCTGGACAACCGCGGCGTGCCGCAGGTGGCGATGGTGCTGGCCGTGCTCGGGTGGCCGACGATGATGCGGCTCATGCGCTCGTCGGTGCTGGCGGCCGCCCGGTCCGACTACGTGCAGGCCGCGCGGGCCCTGGGCGCCAGCGACGGTCGCATCATGCGGCGGCACATCCTGCCCAACGCCGTCACGCCGGTGGTCGTCTACGCGACGATCTTCGTGGGCATCGTGATCACCGCCGAGGCGGCACTGACCTTCCTCGGCGTGGGCCTGCAGACGCCTGCGATCTCCTGGGGACTGATGATCTCGCAGGCGCAGACCCGGCTGCTCGAGGCGCCCCACCTGCTGCTGTTCCCCGGGGCGTTCCTCTCGGTCACGGTGTTCAGCTTCATCCTGATGGGGGACGCCCTGCGCGACGCCCTCGACCCGAAGCTGCGCTGA
- a CDS encoding ABC transporter permease, translating to MGRYVARRLLQTVPVFFGATFLVFAMVFAIPGDPIQALAGERPISAATLEVLRDRYNLNDPLLVQYGKYIAGVFTGDLGQSFTGRQVADILAQRFPVTLRLALTAFVIEIVLGLTAGILAGLRRGSFVDNLVLVSTTAVVSIPVFVLGYVAQLVIGLELGWLPISGIRAGWQSYLLPGFVLAATSLAYAARLLRTSLVENLRADYVRTATSKGLRRSRVVGRHALRNSLIPVITFLGADLGVMMGGAIITEGIFNIPGIGGEIFRAVSQQEGPVVVGIVTALVVIFILSNLIVDVLYGVLDPRIRYE from the coding sequence GTGGGACGTTACGTCGCCCGCCGGCTGTTGCAGACCGTGCCCGTCTTCTTCGGCGCCACCTTCCTGGTGTTCGCGATGGTGTTCGCCATCCCCGGCGATCCGATCCAGGCCCTGGCCGGCGAACGGCCGATCTCCGCGGCAACGCTCGAGGTCCTGCGCGACCGCTACAACCTCAACGACCCGCTGCTCGTCCAGTACGGCAAGTACATCGCGGGCGTCTTCACCGGCGATCTCGGCCAGTCCTTCACCGGCCGGCAGGTCGCCGACATCCTCGCGCAGCGCTTCCCGGTCACGCTGCGTCTGGCACTGACCGCGTTCGTCATCGAGATCGTGCTGGGGCTCACCGCCGGCATCCTGGCCGGGCTGCGACGCGGTTCGTTCGTCGACAACCTCGTGCTGGTGTCCACCACGGCGGTCGTCTCCATCCCCGTCTTCGTGCTCGGCTACGTCGCCCAGCTGGTCATCGGCCTGGAGCTGGGGTGGCTGCCGATCTCCGGCATCCGGGCCGGCTGGCAGAGCTATCTGCTGCCCGGCTTCGTGCTCGCGGCGACGTCGCTGGCCTACGCGGCACGCCTGCTGCGCACCAGCCTGGTGGAGAACCTGCGCGCCGACTACGTGCGCACCGCGACGTCCAAGGGCCTGCGGCGCTCCCGGGTCGTCGGCCGTCACGCGCTGCGCAACTCCCTGATCCCCGTCATCACGTTCCTGGGTGCCGACCTCGGGGTCATGATGGGCGGCGCCATCATCACCGAGGGGATCTTCAACATCCCGGGCATCGGCGGCGAGATCTTCCGCGCGGTCAGCCAGCAGGAGGGCCCGGTCGTCGTCGGCATCGTCACCGCCCTCGTCGTGATCTTCATCCTGTCCAACCTCATCGTCGACGTCCTCTACGGCGTGCTCGACCCGAGGATCCGCTATGAGTGA
- a CDS encoding ABC transporter substrate-binding protein produces MRMRSYTRTFGAVAAASLLITACGGGGDDPVADPGDDGGNGDATEPAEQTAGGEFSIHNCEPQSLIPQDSTEVCGSKVLDQLFSGLYEYDPETYEPVPVMAESLESDDAQNWTVTIRDDFTFHDGTPVTAQSFVDAWNFAVDPDAANRNANFFENFVGYEEVQAGETDAMAGVEAVDDTTITIELTEPFSPLETMLGYTAFYPLPEVAYDDMDAFEEAPVGNGRYQMDGVWERDQQIAMTRYDEWPGENPGLADRIVWQIYSDINTAYLDVQQGNLDILDGIPPEREGAADADFGEDLIRTDTSSFTYMGFPMYDERFEDVDVRRAFSMAIDREAIINAIFAGARQPATALIPPVLATHREDACEACTFDPEQAQQLLDEAGGFDGELVVYFNSGAGHEEWVEAVSNQWRENLGIENIRFESLEFAQYLDLLEGGQIEGPFRLGWVLSYGSPQYALEPLYTSGGSSNYFGIESSQVDDLIGEANATPDLDEAEGVYQQAEDAILEELPNIPLWYETRTTVHTPRVSNVIMDGRTFVRVEQVSVED; encoded by the coding sequence ATGCGCATGCGTTCGTACACCCGCACGTTCGGTGCGGTCGCAGCCGCGTCGCTGCTCATCACCGCCTGTGGCGGCGGGGGCGACGACCCGGTGGCCGACCCGGGGGACGACGGCGGCAACGGCGACGCGACCGAGCCCGCCGAGCAGACGGCCGGCGGCGAGTTCAGCATCCACAACTGCGAGCCGCAGTCACTGATCCCGCAGGACTCGACCGAGGTCTGCGGCTCGAAGGTCCTGGACCAGCTGTTCAGCGGTCTCTACGAGTACGACCCGGAGACCTACGAGCCGGTGCCCGTCATGGCCGAGTCGCTCGAGTCCGACGACGCGCAGAACTGGACCGTCACCATCCGTGACGACTTCACGTTCCACGACGGCACGCCGGTCACGGCGCAGTCGTTCGTCGACGCCTGGAACTTCGCCGTCGACCCGGACGCGGCCAACCGCAACGCGAACTTCTTCGAGAACTTCGTCGGTTACGAAGAGGTCCAGGCGGGCGAGACCGACGCCATGGCCGGCGTCGAGGCCGTCGACGACACGACCATCACCATCGAGCTGACCGAGCCGTTCAGCCCGCTGGAGACGATGCTCGGCTACACGGCGTTCTACCCGCTGCCGGAGGTCGCCTACGACGACATGGACGCCTTCGAAGAGGCGCCGGTCGGCAACGGCCGCTACCAGATGGACGGCGTCTGGGAGCGCGACCAGCAGATCGCCATGACGCGGTACGACGAGTGGCCGGGCGAGAACCCGGGGCTGGCCGACCGCATCGTGTGGCAGATCTACTCGGACATCAACACCGCCTACCTCGACGTCCAGCAGGGCAACCTCGACATCCTCGACGGCATCCCGCCGGAGCGTGAGGGTGCCGCAGACGCCGACTTCGGCGAGGACCTGATCCGCACCGACACCTCGTCGTTCACGTACATGGGCTTCCCGATGTACGACGAGCGCTTCGAGGACGTCGACGTGCGGCGCGCCTTCTCCATGGCGATCGACCGCGAGGCCATCATCAACGCGATCTTCGCCGGGGCCCGTCAGCCCGCGACCGCGCTGATCCCGCCGGTCCTCGCCACGCACCGCGAGGACGCGTGCGAGGCCTGCACGTTCGACCCGGAGCAGGCGCAGCAGCTGCTCGACGAGGCCGGTGGCTTCGACGGTGAGCTGGTCGTCTACTTCAACAGCGGGGCCGGTCACGAGGAGTGGGTCGAGGCCGTCAGCAACCAGTGGCGCGAGAACCTCGGCATCGAGAACATCCGGTTCGAGAGCCTCGAGTTCGCCCAGTACCTCGACCTGCTCGAAGGTGGTCAGATCGAGGGGCCGTTCCGCCTCGGCTGGGTCCTGTCCTACGGCTCGCCGCAGTACGCCCTCGAACCGCTGTACACCTCGGGCGGCAGCTCGAACTACTTCGGCATCGAGAGCTCGCAGGTCGACGACCTGATCGGCGAGGCCAACGCCACGCCGGACCTCGACGAGGCCGAGGGCGTGTACCAGCAGGCCGAGGACGCCATCCTCGAAGAGCTGCCCAACATTCCGCTCTGGTACGAGACCCGGACCACGGTCCACACGCCACGCGTGTCCAACGTGATCATGGACGGCCGCACCTTCGTGCGCGTCGAGCAGGTCTCGGTCGAGGACTGA
- a CDS encoding ABC transporter ATP-binding protein, which produces MTSRSALSAIRRAVREAPVLGHGLRLTLVLAVVGTAGQLVVPIAVREVLDREVLAGGAIDVAAVVTAGAVAIVALLATMLANRLAQYRLVVAASRGLAQLRVKVFRHVHDLSVLHVQAERRGVLVARVTSDIEAITQFLEWGGVGMLVGAAQVLLVLGLMAVYDWRLTLLVLVAGVLYTILLLLFQRVLSRAYDRVRLRVADSMAAMSETIAGLPTIRAFGAEERSRARVDRALDAQFRTEFRTGALGAAMFSSGELFAASVTALVVAGGVLLGPDVGLTAGQLVAFLFLVTLFIEPVQLLVEVLDQAQTAAAGVRRVVDVLDTPQELGDPARHRSGGRDLPDGPLSVRFTGVRFRYPTGPDVLADLDLEIAPGERVAVVGETGSGKSTFVKLLTRLLDPVEGTISLSGVPLDQVRFASLRQRVAFVPQDGFLFDATLADNVRYGAPHATDDEVAAAFEELGLAAWVASLPFGPATRVGERGSRLSAGERQLVALVRAWIVAPDLLVLDEATSAVDPALEVRLRRAIERLISGRTSVTVAHRLSTAEAADRVLVFDAGRLVQQGRHGELVARDGVYRALHADWAAIAGGAQA; this is translated from the coding sequence ATGACGTCGCGCTCCGCGCTGTCGGCGATCCGGCGGGCGGTCCGCGAGGCGCCCGTGCTCGGTCACGGCCTGCGCCTGACGCTGGTCCTGGCCGTGGTCGGCACCGCCGGCCAGCTCGTCGTGCCGATCGCCGTGCGCGAGGTCCTCGACCGCGAGGTGCTGGCAGGTGGCGCCATCGACGTCGCCGCCGTCGTGACCGCCGGTGCGGTCGCGATCGTGGCGCTGCTCGCGACCATGCTCGCGAACCGGCTCGCGCAGTACCGCCTGGTCGTGGCCGCCTCCCGCGGCCTGGCCCAGTTGCGCGTCAAGGTGTTCCGCCACGTCCACGACCTGTCGGTGCTGCACGTGCAGGCCGAGCGGCGCGGCGTGCTCGTGGCCCGCGTGACCTCCGACATCGAGGCCATCACCCAGTTCCTCGAGTGGGGCGGCGTCGGCATGCTCGTCGGTGCCGCCCAGGTCCTGCTCGTGCTCGGCCTGATGGCCGTGTACGACTGGCGGCTCACGCTGCTCGTGCTGGTCGCCGGGGTGCTCTACACCATCCTGCTGCTGCTGTTCCAGCGCGTGCTCTCGCGGGCCTACGACCGGGTCCGGTTGCGGGTCGCCGACTCGATGGCGGCGATGTCGGAGACGATCGCCGGCCTGCCCACGATCCGCGCCTTCGGCGCCGAGGAGCGCAGCCGGGCCCGGGTCGACCGCGCCCTGGACGCGCAGTTCCGCACCGAGTTCCGCACCGGCGCGCTCGGCGCCGCCATGTTCTCCAGCGGCGAGCTCTTCGCCGCGTCGGTGACGGCCCTGGTCGTCGCCGGCGGTGTGCTGCTGGGCCCCGACGTCGGGCTCACCGCAGGACAGCTGGTCGCCTTCCTGTTCCTCGTGACCCTGTTCATCGAGCCGGTGCAGCTGCTCGTCGAGGTGCTCGACCAGGCCCAGACCGCCGCGGCCGGGGTGCGTCGGGTCGTCGACGTGCTCGACACGCCGCAGGAGCTCGGCGACCCGGCGCGGCACCGGTCCGGGGGGCGAGACCTGCCGGACGGGCCGCTGTCGGTGCGCTTCACCGGCGTGCGCTTCCGCTACCCGACCGGTCCCGACGTGCTCGCGGACCTCGACCTCGAGATCGCGCCGGGCGAACGCGTCGCCGTGGTCGGCGAGACCGGGTCCGGCAAGTCGACGTTCGTGAAGCTGCTGACCAGGCTCCTGGACCCGGTCGAGGGCACCATCTCGCTGTCGGGCGTCCCCCTGGACCAGGTCCGGTTCGCCTCGCTGCGGCAGCGGGTGGCGTTCGTGCCGCAGGACGGGTTCCTGTTCGACGCCACGCTGGCCGACAACGTCCGCTACGGCGCACCGCACGCGACCGACGACGAGGTCGCCGCCGCCTTCGAGGAACTCGGGCTGGCGGCGTGGGTGGCGTCGCTGCCCTTCGGACCGGCGACACGGGTGGGGGAGCGGGGCTCGCGCCTGTCGGCCGGCGAACGTCAGCTCGTCGCCCTGGTGCGGGCCTGGATCGTGGCACCCGACCTGCTGGTCCTCGACGAGGCAACCTCGGCCGTGGACCCGGCGCTGGAGGTCCGTCTGCGCCGGGCGATCGAGCGACTGATCAGCGGGCGCACCAGCGTCACGGTCGCGCACCGGCTGTCCACGGCCGAGGCGGCCGACCGCGTCCTCGTGTTCGACGCCGGCCGGCTGGTGCAGCAGGGTCGCCACGGCGAGCTGGTCGCGCGCGACGGGGTCTACCGGGCGCTGCATGCCGACTGGGCCGCGATCGCCGGTGGTGCGCAGGCCTGA
- a CDS encoding ABC transporter ATP-binding protein, whose protein sequence is MSTGAATPEQQVPSSAREVVGDAARLIGGFVREQPVVFTLAAVGAVLFTSAIVASAVVVGWVTDEVIVPVLTDGAPTAGRLGAALALILGVAVWKSVGIVVRRTAASRMQFGAQTRLRKRLIAHQLGLSLRWFGTRGVGDLLSVSDVDSRQATMMLAPLPFATGVTFLLVGSAAVITVTDPYLGGLAVVLLAVVVGLDLRGAWLTFHLMEEAQRRRGAVAGVAHESFDGALTVKALGREQVETERFGRVADSLADQLVEVGRVWTGYRALTEGLPAVGTIVVLVVGTARIAGDALTTGELVRVTYLLSLLAVPTRLIGYLMWDAAHSVAGWRRVETVLRADDVLTHGDDRTPPPSPAARLEADRVAFGYEPGVRVLHDLELHLEPGRTLAVVGPTGSGKSTLALLLARLWDPDHGTVRLDGRDLRRLAPGVLPGEVAYVAQDAFLFDETVAGNVALHLDADEDRIREALRMANALGFVDDLPAGLHTRLGERGTTLSGGQRQRIALARALVRRPRLLVLDDATSAVDPSVETAILRALREADLPSTIVMIAYRRSSIMLADDVVFVDDGRVVAHGPHEDLLRTVPGYAALLRAYETEHPT, encoded by the coding sequence GTGAGCACGGGGGCGGCGACCCCGGAACAGCAGGTCCCGTCCTCGGCCCGCGAGGTGGTCGGCGACGCCGCCCGCCTGATCGGCGGGTTCGTCCGCGAACAGCCGGTCGTGTTCACCCTCGCGGCCGTCGGCGCGGTGCTGTTCACCTCGGCGATCGTGGCCAGCGCGGTGGTGGTCGGCTGGGTCACCGACGAGGTCATCGTGCCCGTGCTCACCGACGGCGCGCCGACCGCCGGCCGGCTGGGCGCGGCGCTGGCGCTGATCCTGGGTGTGGCCGTCTGGAAGTCGGTCGGCATCGTCGTGCGGCGCACGGCCGCGTCGCGGATGCAGTTCGGGGCGCAGACCCGCCTGCGCAAGCGGCTCATCGCGCACCAGCTCGGGCTCAGCCTGCGCTGGTTCGGCACCCGCGGCGTCGGTGACCTGCTCTCGGTCTCGGACGTCGACAGCCGGCAGGCGACCATGATGCTGGCGCCGCTGCCGTTCGCGACCGGGGTCACGTTCCTGCTGGTCGGTTCGGCCGCCGTCATCACGGTGACCGACCCGTACCTCGGTGGGCTCGCGGTCGTGCTGCTGGCCGTCGTCGTCGGTCTGGACCTGCGCGGGGCGTGGCTCACCTTCCATCTGATGGAGGAGGCGCAGCGCCGGCGCGGCGCGGTCGCCGGCGTCGCGCACGAGAGCTTCGACGGCGCGCTCACCGTCAAGGCGTTGGGTCGCGAGCAGGTGGAGACGGAGCGATTCGGGCGCGTCGCCGATTCCCTGGCGGACCAGCTCGTCGAGGTCGGGCGCGTGTGGACCGGCTACCGCGCCCTGACCGAGGGGCTGCCCGCCGTCGGCACGATCGTCGTGCTGGTGGTGGGCACGGCCCGCATCGCGGGCGACGCGCTCACCACGGGCGAGCTCGTCCGGGTCACGTACCTGCTGTCGCTGCTGGCGGTGCCCACGCGCCTGATCGGCTACCTGATGTGGGACGCGGCCCACAGCGTCGCCGGCTGGCGGCGCGTGGAGACGGTGCTCCGCGCCGACGACGTGCTGACCCACGGCGACGACCGCACGCCGCCGCCGTCGCCGGCCGCCCGGCTGGAGGCCGACCGCGTCGCCTTCGGCTACGAGCCGGGAGTCCGGGTGCTGCACGACCTCGAGCTGCACCTCGAGCCGGGCCGGACCCTCGCCGTCGTCGGTCCCACCGGGTCGGGCAAGTCCACGCTCGCGCTGCTGCTCGCGCGCCTGTGGGATCCCGACCACGGCACGGTCCGCCTCGACGGGCGCGACCTGCGACGCCTGGCGCCCGGTGTCCTTCCCGGCGAGGTCGCCTACGTCGCCCAGGACGCGTTCCTGTTCGACGAGACCGTCGCCGGCAACGTGGCGCTGCACCTCGACGCGGACGAGGACCGCATCCGTGAGGCGCTGCGGATGGCCAACGCGCTCGGGTTCGTCGACGACCTCCCGGCCGGCCTCCACACCCGCCTCGGTGAGCGTGGCACGACCCTCTCCGGCGGACAGCGTCAGCGGATCGCGCTCGCCCGCGCACTGGTGCGCCGGCCGCGGCTGCTGGTGCTCGACGACGCCACCTCGGCGGTCGACCCGTCGGTGGAGACCGCCATCCTGCGCGCCCTGCGCGAGGCGGACCTGCCGTCGACGATCGTGATGATCGCCTACCGCCGCTCGAGCATCATGCTGGCCGACGACGTCGTGTTCGTCGACGACGGCCGGGTGGTGGCCCACGGCCCGCACGAGGACCTGCTGCGGACGGTGCCCGGGTACGCCGCCCTGCTGCGGGCCTACGAGACGGAGCACCCGACATGA